Proteins from a single region of Methanotorris igneus Kol 5:
- a CDS encoding Hsp20/alpha crystallin family protein: MFGRDPFAEIEKMMMEMFMTPFTTSRMSYRMGGGTSIEISGKGFMPVAIIEGDEHIKVVAMLPGVNKEDIVLNAVGDTLEIRAKKAPLMITESERVVYSEIPEDEELYRTIKLPAAVKEENASAKFENGLLIVTLPKAEKSVKKGINIE, encoded by the coding sequence ATGTTCGGAAGAGACCCATTTGCAGAAATTGAAAAAATGATGATGGAAATGTTCATGACTCCATTCACAACATCAAGAATGTCCTACAGAATGGGAGGGGGCACATCAATAGAAATCTCCGGAAAAGGTTTCATGCCAGTTGCAATTATTGAAGGGGATGAACACATTAAAGTCGTAGCAATGCTTCCAGGAGTCAATAAAGAAGACATCGTATTAAATGCTGTTGGAGACACACTTGAAATAAGGGCTAAGAAAGCCCCATTAATGATAACAGAATCTGAAAGAGTTGTCTACTCAGAAATTCCAGAAGATGAAGAATTATATAGAACAATAAAATTACCAGCAGCTGTAAAAGAAGAAAACGCATCAGCTAAATTCGAAAATGGATTATTAATTGTCACATTACCTAAAGCAGAAAAATCTGTTAAGAAAGGAATTAATATTGAGTAA
- the cmk gene encoding (d)CMP kinase has product MIITIGGLPGTGTTTMAKKIAEKYGLKHVCAGFIFRDMAKEMGMDLSEFSKYAEENEEVDKEIDRRQVEMAKEGNIVLEGRLAAWMLMRNNIKIDLAIWLKAPPMVRAERISIRENEDVEEAMRKMLEREQSEKKRYKEIYNIDIDDLSIYDLVIDTSKWGVDGVFNIICTAIDNLKK; this is encoded by the coding sequence ATGATCATAACCATTGGGGGCCTGCCAGGAACAGGAACAACAACAATGGCAAAGAAAATTGCTGAAAAGTATGGTTTAAAGCACGTTTGTGCAGGATTCATATTCAGAGACATGGCAAAAGAAATGGGCATGGATTTATCAGAGTTCAGTAAGTATGCAGAGGAAAATGAAGAAGTAGATAAAGAGATAGACAGAAGGCAAGTAGAAATGGCAAAAGAAGGGAATATTGTACTGGAAGGAAGATTAGCAGCATGGATGTTAATGAGAAATAACATAAAAATAGATTTGGCAATTTGGCTCAAAGCCCCCCCAATGGTTAGAGCTGAGAGAATAAGTATTAGAGAAAATGAAGATGTTGAAGAAGCCATGAGAAAGATGCTCGAAAGAGAGCAAAGTGAGAAAAAAAGATATAAAGAGATATATAACATAGATATAGATGATTTATCCATATATGATTTGGTTATCGATACATCAAAATGGGGTGTTGATGGGGTATTTAATATCATCTGCACCGCAATCGATAACTTAAAAAAGTAG
- a CDS encoding 50S ribosomal protein L14e, producing the protein MPAIEIGRVCIKTMGREAGKTCVIVDIIDRNFVLIDGEVKRRRCNIKHIEPTDKKVDIEKGASTEEVRLALDAAGLLKN; encoded by the coding sequence ATGCCAGCAATTGAAATTGGGAGAGTTTGTATAAAAACAATGGGAAGAGAAGCAGGAAAAACATGTGTTATTGTCGACATAATAGACAGAAACTTTGTCCTTATTGATGGAGAAGTTAAAAGAAGAAGATGCAACATAAAACACATTGAACCAACAGACAAAAAAGTAGATATTGAAAAAGGAGCTTCAACAGAAGAAGTTAGATTAGCATTAGATGCTGCAGGATTATTGAAAAACTAA
- a CDS encoding 50S ribosomal protein L34e: MPAPRYRSSSYRKVYRRVPGNRTVIHYRRKKPAKHKCAVCGNILNGVPRGRPVEIRKLAKTEKRPERPYGGYLCPKCLRRLMIQKARSMSNITL; this comes from the coding sequence ATGCCTGCTCCAAGGTACAGATCAAGTTCATACAGGAAGGTATATAGAAGAGTCCCTGGAAACAGGACTGTAATCCACTACAGAAGAAAAAAACCAGCAAAGCATAAGTGTGCAGTTTGTGGGAATATTTTAAATGGAGTCCCAAGAGGAAGGCCTGTTGAAATAAGAAAACTTGCTAAGACAGAGAAGAGGCCAGAGAGGCCATATGGTGGCTACTTGTGTCCAAAATGTTTGAGAAGATTAATGATCCAAAAAGCAAGAAGCATGTCAAATATAACTTTGTAA